In the genome of Hydrogenophaga sp. PBL-H3, the window CGCGCAACGAACCCGCTTCGGCGTGCAGGATGTCCAGCAGCGCAAACGCCTCGGCAGGGTCGGTGGCCACCAGCAGGCGCGCCAGGCTGGCCATGCGGGGATCGCGGAGGTGTTCGATGTGCAGGGACTCGCCGGAGCCGTAGCGCGGCGTTACCTGGGGCAGCACGGTGGAGTCCACCACGCGCTTGAGAATTTCGTGGTCCAGTCGCGCGAATTCGTTTTCAAACGCGGGCTGCGCGGGGGCCTTCTGCCACAGGTCGGTGGCCAGCGAATGCGGCACCCCCTGCTGGCTGCGCAACAACTCCAGCAGATTGTGCGGAGGGCTCATGAGCGCATCGTTGGCGGCATCCGGGCGTTGGCTCGGATCGCGCTCGCCCAGCTTCATGCCCCAGTCGGGGAAACAGCGCACGGTGCTGGGCATGTGGCCCAGGATCTCCACGTCGGTGTGCCGGCTGTCCGCCCGGATCGACTGCCAGATGCGGTCCACGCTCTCGGTCGGGCCTTCAAGCCACTGCAGGAAACGCCCACCGTCGTAAATCAGCAAACCCGTGACCGACTCGGCGGCGTTGCGTTGCAGGGCGGCCTCCACCAGCTGGTTCAGCCCGGGGTCGTCCAGTGGCGTGACGCAGCGGCTTCGGTAAACGAGCGTGGCCAGAGCAGGCTCGGCGCTGTGCGCCAACAGATCCTGGCGGGTGTGTTGTGAACGGGTGGACGTGAAACGGGCCAAGGGGATGCACTCGTGAGCCGCAGAAAAAAAAGCGTGTCGCACGGAACGGTGCAGTCACGCCGAGCCCGGGCGCTCGATGGCGACGGAACTCTCGGTGCTCTGGATGATCGGCGCGTGCCCGAGGCGGTGTCAAGGAAGGGTTTCCCCGCGCCAGAGCAGCTGGGCACATCGCGTCCCGGGCCAGCACGAAAAAAAGTAGTGCTAAACGATTCGCCCCGCCGGTCGGATCGCTTCAGTGGTCCCGGCAGGAACGCCACAAACCCGGTGCTTTTCGCGCCATTGCGTGGCCGCCAACCGCCCATCATCGGTGGACGACGATCGAGCGCGTGCGTCACAGCAAGCGCCACACAGGACAACGCATGCCGACTTCACCGATCACCCGATGGGTTCTCGCCACCTTGGGCGCGCTGGTCACCGCGGTGGCCACCGCCGCTCCCCTGACCTTTGCCATCGCCGACCTGCCTGCTTTCTCGCCCGCCTTGGTGGCCGAAGAGGCGGGCTTCTTCGCGTCCGAGGGTCTGGACGTCAAGGTGATCCGGTGCATCAATGGCCGGCGCTGCCTGCAGCACCTCACCGACGGAGAGGCCGCGCTGGCCACCGTGGCCGACACCCCGATGGTGATGGCCGCCCACGCCGGCAAGCCGTTCAGCATCGTGGCCACCATGGCCACCTCGCGAGGCGGCAACCGGCTCATTGCGCGGGGTGACCGCGCCATCCGCAGCGCGGCCGATCTCAAGGGCAAGCGGCTGGGGTTCATCCGCGGCACCAGCGCCCATTTCTTTGCCGACAACTTCCTGACCTTCAGTGGTTTGAGACAGCAAGACCTCACCCTGGTTGCGCTGGACCCGGCGCGGGCGCCCGAACAGCTGGCGTCGGGCGAGGTGGATGTGGCCGGTCTGTACAACCCGCATGGCCTGCGCGCCCTCGAACTGCTGGGTGACAAGGCGGTGCAACTGCATGTGCCGCAGCTCTACACCGTGACCATGAATCTGGTGGCGCAGGCGAGCCTGGGCGACGGCGATGTGCGCAAGGTGCTGCGCGCGCTGGAGCGCGCCCTGGTGCTCATGCGCCAGCATCCCCAGGTGGCGCAGATGATCGTGGGGCGCAAGTTGCAGCTGGAACCACCGGTGCTCCAGACCATGTGGAGCGACTACGAGTTCCGGCTGGTGCTGGACCAGGCCCTGATCACCACGCTCGAATCGGAGTCGCGCTGGGCCGTGCGTGAAGGTCTGGTCGAGAACAAGACCATGCCCAACTACCTCGACATGGTGCGCGACGCGCCGCTGCGATCGATCGACCGGCGCGCCGTCACCGTCATCAAGTGAGCGCGTCATGAAACTGCGTCCGCTGCTGCTCGTCTGTGTGGCGTTGGCCCTGGGCCTCTCCAGCAGCCGGCTGCTGTTGATCTCGCGGGACATCCAGGACGCCGCGCGGCTGGACATGCAGCAGCAGGCGGTGGAAGTGATGGCGCGCGATGCAGCCGGGCTGCTCGTGCTCACGCAGGACTTCATGCTGCACGACAACCCGCGCGCGGCGCGCCAATGGGGCGCCCTGCATGCCGAACTCACGGGCGCAATCGACGCGTACGCTGCCGTGGGTGACGCCCAGGCCGAAGAGGCTGGCGGACTGCGGGCGGTCACCGCCACCTTGCCTTCCCTGTTCGCCGGCCTGGAGAAGTCCATGGGCGGTGACTCCGCCGACCTGAGTGCGCGGCGCGAACTCATCACCGACCAACTCATCAACGAGACCCGCCGCATCAGCGACGGGGCCTTCGACCTGGCCTGGAGCCTGGGCGAGCGCCGGCGCGAGGCGGAGAGCCAGCACGGATTGCTGGATCTGTTCACGCTCGCCTTGCTGGTCACCATCACCCTGCTCATGGCCTGGCTGCTGCTCAGGCGCGTGTTGCGGCCCCTTGCGGAACTCACGCGGGTGGCGCAGGCGGTCAAGTCGGGCGATCTGACCGCCCGCACCGGTTACCGCAGTGGCGACGAACTGGGCCTGCTTTCGCAGCGCTTCGATGCCATGACCACGCGGCTGCAAGACCGCGAACTGGCCCTGCAGTCGCTCAACGACCAGCTCGTGCGCAGCGAGGCCTTTCTGGACCGCGCCTCGCGCATCGTGGGCCTGGGCGGATGGGAGCTCGACCTGCGCACCGAGTCGATGATCTGGACCGCCCAGACCCGCCGCATCCACGAGGTGGACCCGGGGTATGAGCCCACGGTCGAGCAGGCCCTCGCCTTCTACCTTCCCTTTGCCCGCACCCTGTTGCGGTCCACGCTCGAAACGGCGGTGCGGCAGGGCGAGCCGTGGGACATCGAACTGCCGATGGTCACGGCCCGGGGCCGCGAGCGCTGGATGCGACTCAGCGGACACGTCGAATTCCAGGACGGCAAGGCCGTGCGCCTGATCGGTGCGGTCCAGGATGTCACCGAGGACCGTGAATTCGCCGAGCAGTTGCGCCAGGCCAAGGTGGATGCCGAAACCGCCAACGAAGCCAAGAGCTTGTTCCTGGCCAACATGAGCCACGAGATCCGCACGCCGCTCAATGCCCTG includes:
- a CDS encoding ABC transporter substrate-binding protein; the encoded protein is MPTSPITRWVLATLGALVTAVATAAPLTFAIADLPAFSPALVAEEAGFFASEGLDVKVIRCINGRRCLQHLTDGEAALATVADTPMVMAAHAGKPFSIVATMATSRGGNRLIARGDRAIRSAADLKGKRLGFIRGTSAHFFADNFLTFSGLRQQDLTLVALDPARAPEQLASGEVDVAGLYNPHGLRALELLGDKAVQLHVPQLYTVTMNLVAQASLGDGDVRKVLRALERALVLMRQHPQVAQMIVGRKLQLEPPVLQTMWSDYEFRLVLDQALITTLESESRWAVREGLVENKTMPNYLDMVRDAPLRSIDRRAVTVIK
- a CDS encoding BLUF domain-containing protein, whose protein sequence is MARFTSTRSQHTRQDLLAHSAEPALATLVYRSRCVTPLDDPGLNQLVEAALQRNAAESVTGLLIYDGGRFLQWLEGPTESVDRIWQSIRADSRHTDVEILGHMPSTVRCFPDWGMKLGERDPSQRPDAANDALMSPPHNLLELLRSQQGVPHSLATDLWQKAPAQPAFENEFARLDHEILKRVVDSTVLPQVTPRYGSGESLHIEHLRDPRMASLARLLVATDPAEAFALLDILHAEAGSLRASCMWVSEPAARDLGDLWASDECSEFDVTLGLGRLQQSFRKLCLEADHNDRPQERLRGRILIAPLPGEQHLMGAVFDAEMMWREGWDTRCEFPEDTATLTRLVKREWFDVVDLSLSLAFNREDWMPRMAATISAVRSASLNPALVVVVRGRVFFDHDEPLPELIHSVGADGASTAAVLVVPSFQRSASSG